In the genome of Pelobacter seleniigenes DSM 18267, one region contains:
- a CDS encoding ComF family protein — protein MERGGYQLARHALVSLFKLVFPPACPLCKKTLPGGATDIFCSACRAGIVPLPRAHCPRCLQPFRGVSHSGHLCGRCLQTPPAFSGVFAVGLYEQSLRRAVQSFKFNQHISLDRPLARLLDDHLVPPPAVDLIVPVPLHVRDLQKRSYNQSLLLARELARLRKCPLHETLLLKTRQTAAQHQLSARQREANLAGAFSLAERVDGLDVLLVDDVMTTGATVEHCSRVLLAGGAKQVSVVVIGRAA, from the coding sequence ATGGAACGGGGGGGATACCAGCTGGCGCGGCACGCGCTTGTCAGCCTGTTCAAGCTGGTCTTCCCACCGGCCTGCCCCCTTTGTAAAAAGACCCTTCCCGGCGGCGCAACAGATATTTTCTGCAGCGCCTGCCGGGCCGGGATCGTGCCCTTGCCCCGGGCGCATTGTCCGCGTTGTCTGCAGCCTTTTCGCGGCGTAAGCCATAGCGGCCACCTCTGCGGGCGCTGCCTGCAAACTCCCCCGGCATTCAGCGGGGTTTTTGCGGTCGGACTCTATGAACAAAGTCTGCGGCGGGCGGTGCAGTCTTTCAAATTCAATCAGCACATCAGCCTTGATCGGCCCCTTGCCAGGCTGCTCGATGATCATCTGGTTCCTCCCCCCGCCGTTGATCTGATCGTCCCGGTTCCTCTCCATGTGCGGGATCTGCAAAAGCGCAGCTATAACCAATCCCTGCTGTTGGCCCGGGAACTGGCCCGGCTCAGAAAATGCCCCCTCCACGAGACCCTGCTGTTGAAAACGCGGCAAACAGCGGCGCAGCATCAGTTGAGCGCTCGCCAGCGGGAAGCGAATCTGGCCGGTGCATTCAGCCTTGCCGAGCGGGTTGATGGTCTTGACGTCCTGCTTGTCGATGATGTCATGACCACCGGCGCGACTGTGGAACACTGCAGCCGGGTATTGCTGGCCGGTGGTGCAAAACAGGTCTCTGTGGTGGTCATCGGGCGGGCCGCCTGA
- a CDS encoding PAS domain-containing sensor histidine kinase, with product MNSAVYRLLAEYPLEKLLQTIPTGLFLVDSDRKIIYWNSEAERITGFSAAEAVGQDCSFLDGEPCGQSCGLFAEGFPMPEISLICSFRHKNGRKVVLSKKVDLLRDKSGKIIGGIEAFIEITRLKEHESFLRQAVAERTGQLEVEKAALRSVLDGMTDPVYICDLDFKIIFINRAMKDIFGDITGHYCYQAIYGEDAVCHDCPMPEVLAGKVVRQEKVLPATGRSYEVIHSPHPLKENPIQKLGVCRDITSRLEVQRQLHQTNRELDAFVSTVSHDLRSPLTPLIGFADLLAERYAEQLDEVGRTCISEIQKTAGKMKALLEDLLSLSRVGQLKLPATPIDATAVAEDVVLELADKILEKQARIRISPLPAIRLPEPLLANLFRNLLSNALKYAAHHHPQIEVSGQGLPDRVQYRVSDHGPGIEADEREIVFEPFKRGRSSQASTGTGIGLATVAKIARVYGGNAWIEETPGGGATFVVDLARQKNIDS from the coding sequence ATGAACTCTGCTGTATACCGGCTGCTCGCAGAATATCCGCTCGAAAAACTTCTCCAGACCATACCTACCGGTCTGTTCCTGGTTGATAGCGACCGTAAAATCATCTACTGGAATTCCGAAGCTGAGAGAATCACAGGTTTTTCCGCTGCCGAGGCGGTCGGTCAGGACTGCTCTTTTCTGGATGGTGAACCCTGTGGACAGAGCTGCGGGCTGTTTGCCGAAGGCTTCCCTATGCCGGAAATCAGTCTGATCTGTTCCTTCCGGCATAAAAACGGGCGCAAAGTTGTGCTGTCCAAAAAAGTCGACCTGCTGCGCGATAAAAGCGGCAAGATTATCGGCGGGATCGAGGCGTTTATTGAAATTACCCGGCTCAAGGAGCATGAATCGTTCCTGCGCCAGGCTGTGGCGGAACGTACCGGCCAGCTTGAGGTGGAAAAAGCGGCATTAAGGTCTGTTCTCGACGGGATGACCGACCCGGTCTATATCTGTGACCTGGATTTTAAAATTATTTTCATCAATCGAGCGATGAAGGATATTTTCGGCGATATCACCGGGCATTACTGTTACCAGGCCATCTATGGCGAAGACGCGGTTTGCCATGACTGCCCGATGCCGGAGGTGCTGGCCGGAAAGGTGGTCAGACAGGAAAAGGTGCTGCCCGCGACCGGGCGCAGTTATGAAGTCATTCATTCGCCGCATCCGCTCAAAGAAAATCCGATCCAGAAGCTCGGGGTGTGCCGCGATATCACCAGCCGGCTTGAGGTTCAGCGTCAGTTGCACCAGACCAACCGTGAGCTGGATGCTTTTGTTTCAACGGTTTCCCATGATCTGCGCTCACCGCTGACGCCGCTGATCGGGTTTGCCGACCTGCTCGCCGAACGTTATGCCGAGCAGCTGGATGAGGTCGGACGGACCTGTATCAGCGAGATCCAAAAAACCGCCGGAAAGATGAAGGCGCTGCTCGAGGACCTGTTGTCCTTATCGCGGGTAGGACAGTTGAAACTGCCCGCCACCCCCATTGATGCAACGGCTGTTGCCGAAGATGTGGTGCTGGAATTGGCCGACAAAATCCTTGAAAAGCAGGCCCGGATCCGCATCTCACCTCTCCCTGCCATCCGGCTGCCGGAACCCTTATTGGCCAATCTGTTCCGTAATCTTCTGTCCAATGCCCTCAAGTATGCCGCTCATCACCATCCACAGATTGAAGTCAGCGGGCAGGGGCTGCCTGATCGGGTCCAATACCGGGTCAGTGATCATGGTCCGGGGATTGAGGCTGATGAACGTGAAATAGTGTTTGAACCGTTTAAGCGCGGACGGAGCAGCCAGGCCTCGACCGGGACCGGGATCGGGTTGGCGACAGTGGCCAAAATCGCCAGGGTTTACGGGGGGAATGCCTGGATTGAAGAAACTCCGGGGGGCGGAGCTACTTTTGTCGTTGACCTGGCTCGCCAGAAAAATATCGATTCTTGA
- a CDS encoding TRAP transporter substrate-binding protein — MEKNNRRDFLKKATTATAVAATATTIGAPAIVRAEKTYNWKMVTTWPPHFPILGEGADKLAEMIGVMSGGRLNVQVYGGGELVPPLQAFDAVSQGMVQMGHGAAYYWAGKAPAAQFFAAVPFGLNAQGMNAWLYSGGGMELWEELYGKFNLVPMPAGNTGVQMGGWFNREIKTIDDFKGLKMRIPGLGGKVLAKAGGTAVLSAGGEIYTNLERGVIDATEWVGPYNDYKMGFYKVAKYYYYPGWHEPGTVLESFVNKSAFEELPKDLQQIVKTAAMSANLWMLCESEAKNNFYLQKMIKEEGVQLKKFPDDVVKQLRQYSAEVLQEVVDKDPMSKKVYDSFSKFQKDYQVWGKVSEAAYYSLFD; from the coding sequence ATGGAAAAAAACAACCGGCGCGATTTTCTCAAAAAGGCGACGACAGCCACGGCGGTGGCTGCCACCGCAACGACCATTGGCGCACCGGCCATTGTTCGCGCTGAAAAAACCTACAACTGGAAAATGGTGACCACTTGGCCACCGCATTTCCCGATTCTGGGGGAAGGTGCGGATAAGTTGGCGGAAATGATCGGAGTGATGTCCGGTGGCCGGCTTAACGTACAGGTTTACGGCGGAGGAGAACTGGTTCCGCCATTGCAGGCCTTCGATGCGGTCAGTCAGGGGATGGTGCAGATGGGCCACGGCGCCGCCTATTACTGGGCTGGAAAAGCCCCGGCCGCACAATTTTTCGCGGCGGTTCCTTTCGGGCTGAATGCTCAGGGCATGAACGCTTGGCTGTACAGCGGCGGGGGCATGGAACTGTGGGAAGAGCTTTATGGTAAATTCAACCTGGTGCCGATGCCGGCGGGAAATACCGGTGTGCAAATGGGCGGATGGTTCAACCGGGAAATCAAGACCATTGATGATTTCAAGGGTTTAAAAATGCGGATCCCCGGACTGGGTGGAAAAGTCCTGGCCAAGGCCGGCGGCACGGCAGTGCTTTCCGCTGGCGGGGAGATTTATACCAACCTGGAGCGGGGAGTTATCGACGCGACCGAGTGGGTCGGACCCTATAATGATTATAAGATGGGTTTCTACAAGGTTGCCAAATACTACTATTACCCGGGCTGGCATGAGCCGGGCACCGTGCTTGAGTCCTTTGTCAACAAGAGCGCTTTTGAAGAACTGCCCAAGGATCTCCAGCAGATTGTCAAGACGGCAGCGATGTCGGCCAACCTGTGGATGCTCTGTGAGTCGGAAGCCAAGAATAATTTCTATCTGCAGAAGATGATCAAGGAAGAAGGGGTGCAGCTGAAGAAGTTCCCGGACGACGTGGTCAAGCAACTGCGCCAGTATTCCGCTGAGGTGCTTCAGGAAGTGGTGGACAAGGACCCGATGAGCAAGAAGGTCTACGACAGTTTCAGCAAGTTCCAGAAGGACTATCAGGTCTGGGGCAAAGTCTCTGAAGCGGCCTATTATTCACTCTTTGATTAA
- a CDS encoding TRAP transporter large permease, which produces MPEYMSIVLFIVVFALLLLGFPVAFTLGGVSLIFGYFTFGMNFFQLLPLRIWGTMTNYVLIAVPLFVYMGLMLEKSGLAEELLETMAMLFGKLRGGLAISVIVVGAVLAASTGIVGATVVTMGLLSLPTMIKRGYSPELSTGTICAAGTLGQIIPPSIVLVLLGSVLNISIGDMFVGAVIPGLVLVGLYVVWIIIVATFRPESAPAMPADELADFRASGMYRRIVRAFLLPFFLILAVLGSIFAGIASPTEAAAVGALGATLLTVWQKKFSMKTLREVMRGTTTLTCMVFILLVGATAFGLVFRGMGGDHYITRLIMDAGLEAHHFLFIVMLVIFIAGFFIDFIEITFIIVPVVAPIFQKMGVDLLWVGILIALNLQTSFLTPPFGFSLFYLKGVAPSSITTTHIYKGIVPFIAIQILCIVIVVFWPEAVTWLPKYLSRHP; this is translated from the coding sequence ATGCCTGAATACATGTCCATCGTTCTGTTTATTGTCGTCTTTGCCCTGCTCCTGCTCGGCTTCCCCGTCGCCTTCACCCTGGGCGGAGTGTCGCTGATCTTCGGTTATTTCACCTTCGGGATGAATTTTTTCCAGCTGTTGCCGTTGCGCATCTGGGGCACCATGACCAACTATGTCCTGATCGCGGTTCCGCTCTTTGTGTACATGGGACTGATGCTGGAAAAATCGGGGCTGGCCGAAGAACTTCTCGAAACCATGGCCATGCTGTTCGGTAAATTACGCGGCGGCCTGGCCATCTCGGTCATTGTTGTCGGGGCCGTGCTGGCCGCCTCCACCGGCATTGTCGGAGCAACCGTGGTCACCATGGGTCTGTTGTCATTGCCGACCATGATCAAGCGGGGCTATTCCCCGGAGCTGTCCACCGGGACGATCTGCGCCGCCGGCACCCTGGGGCAGATCATCCCCCCCAGTATCGTCCTGGTGCTGCTCGGCAGCGTGCTCAATATCTCCATCGGCGATATGTTTGTCGGTGCGGTCATCCCGGGCCTGGTTCTGGTTGGCCTTTATGTCGTATGGATCATCATCGTCGCCACCTTCCGCCCCGAATCAGCTCCGGCCATGCCCGCTGATGAGCTGGCCGACTTTCGGGCCTCGGGGATGTATCGGCGGATTGTCCGGGCATTTCTGCTCCCCTTCTTCCTGATTCTCGCCGTCCTCGGTTCCATTTTTGCCGGCATCGCCTCCCCCACGGAAGCCGCCGCCGTCGGAGCCTTGGGCGCAACCCTGCTCACCGTATGGCAGAAAAAGTTCAGCATGAAGACATTGCGTGAAGTCATGCGCGGAACTACCACCCTGACCTGCATGGTGTTTATTCTGCTGGTCGGCGCCACCGCCTTCGGCCTGGTGTTCCGCGGCATGGGGGGAGATCACTACATCACCAGGCTGATCATGGATGCCGGCCTTGAGGCCCATCACTTCCTGTTTATCGTCATGCTGGTTATCTTCATTGCCGGTTTCTTCATCGACTTTATCGAAATCACCTTTATCATTGTTCCGGTGGTGGCACCGATTTTTCAAAAGATGGGTGTTGATCTGCTCTGGGTCGGCATCCTCATCGCCCTGAACCTGCAGACGTCCTTCTTGACTCCGCCGTTCGGTTTCAGCCTGTTCTATCTGAAGGGAGTCGCCCCCTCGTCCATCACAACAACGCATATCTACAAAGGGATCGTTCCATTCATTGCGATTCAGATACTCTGTATTGTCATTGTGGTGTTCTGGCCGGAAGCCGTCACCTGGCTACCGAAATACCTGTCCAGGCACCCTTGA
- a CDS encoding TRAP transporter small permease subunit, whose amino-acid sequence MKLIGLIVRLIDGLNTRVGHFTSWLSTLLVVIVCYDVFTRYFLRKSSVAVQELEWHIFAVLFLIAAAYTLKEDSHVRVDVFYTLLPPRGQALINLFGCIVFLIPFSLLVIWTSQGFISMSWAIQETSPDPGGLPYRYLLKSMIPAGFVLVLLQGISLALRSFCTLIGKPLVDPRTTKAEEQQHA is encoded by the coding sequence ATGAAATTGATTGGATTGATCGTGCGTTTGATCGACGGGCTGAACACCCGGGTCGGGCATTTTACATCCTGGTTAAGCACATTGCTGGTCGTGATCGTCTGCTACGATGTTTTCACCCGCTATTTCCTGCGTAAAAGCAGCGTGGCCGTACAGGAGCTGGAATGGCATATCTTTGCCGTGCTGTTTCTGATCGCGGCGGCCTACACCCTGAAAGAGGACAGTCACGTCCGCGTTGACGTCTTTTACACCCTGTTGCCGCCGCGCGGCCAGGCCCTGATCAACCTGTTCGGCTGCATTGTGTTTCTGATTCCGTTCTCCCTGCTGGTGATCTGGACCAGCCAGGGCTTTATCAGCATGAGCTGGGCCATTCAGGAAACCAGCCCCGATCCCGGCGGCCTGCCCTATCGCTATCTGCTCAAGTCCATGATCCCGGCCGGCTTCGTCCTGGTCCTCCTGCAAGGGATTTCCCTGGCGTTGCGCTCCTTCTGTACTCTGATCGGCAAACCCCTTGTCGATCCCCGCACCACTAAAGCCGAGGAGCAACAGCATGCCTGA
- a CDS encoding VOC family protein yields the protein MLSNESAPPLLQLDHLVVAATTLAAGVDYLESRLGVPFTAGGQHIVMGTHNALLKLDGPTYLEVIAIEPSLPSPQRKRWFGMDTEEQRAALSVRPRLIHWVCRTEQLDNLQQRFPGKFGRTLPMSRNQLHWSLTVPDDGSLPAAGILPSLIQWPHGQHPATNLPERNCRLLKLEAGSPNPETLTPLLDELGIAQLIELSKAPRPRLCARIETPAGITTLD from the coding sequence ATGCTTAGCAATGAATCGGCCCCACCACTTCTGCAACTCGATCACCTCGTCGTGGCGGCAACAACCCTGGCCGCCGGGGTGGACTACCTGGAGTCCCGCCTGGGCGTCCCTTTCACAGCCGGTGGCCAGCATATCGTCATGGGCACCCATAACGCCCTGCTTAAGCTGGACGGGCCCACCTACCTGGAAGTAATCGCCATCGAACCGAGCCTGCCATCCCCACAGCGCAAACGCTGGTTTGGGATGGATACAGAGGAGCAACGGGCCGCCCTCTCCGTGCGCCCGCGGCTGATCCACTGGGTCTGCCGCACGGAACAACTCGACAACCTGCAGCAGCGCTTCCCGGGAAAGTTCGGACGCACCTTGCCCATGTCCCGCAACCAGCTGCACTGGTCCCTGACCGTCCCGGATGACGGGTCGCTGCCTGCCGCAGGGATCCTGCCGTCGCTGATTCAATGGCCGCACGGTCAGCACCCCGCGACCAATCTGCCGGAGCGTAACTGCCGCCTGTTGAAGCTGGAGGCAGGGTCGCCCAACCCGGAAACCCTCACCCCACTGCTGGACGAATTGGGGATCGCCCAGCTCATCGAGCTGAGCAAGGCCCCCCGCCCCCGCCTCTGCGCCCGGATCGAAACCCCCGCCGGCATAACGACACTTGACTGA